The genomic window CATTTCCGTTTCACTGTGGTAGCGGTTGAACACCTCGTGCGTCAGGATAGGCGTGGCGCGCAGCAATTCCGGCGGGATCACCTCGTCGCAGCCGGCATCCAGTGCGTCGATAGCCAAGGTGCCCGCAGCCCCCGTCACCACCTGCCAGAGGGTTTGCACATCTTCGCGCACGGTCGTTTCGTCAAGGGTGATGCCCACCGCGCCGTGAATGTCGCTGCGCAAATTGATCCCGGCGGCGTTGGCGCGCGCCAGCACGCCCGCTTTATCGACCACCTCAACGGTCAGGGTATCGAACCAGCGATCGTGCCTGAGAGTCAGGTCGGCGTCGTGCAGCCCCTGCGCCAGGATCGTTGTCAGCCGGTGAATACGCCCGGCAATGCGTTTGAGCCCCTGCGGACCGTGATAGACGGCATACAAGCCGGCGATATTGGCCAGCAACACCTGCGACGTGCAAATGTTCGAGTTCGCCTTCTCGCGGCGAATGTGCTGTTCGCGCGTTTGCATCACCATGCGCAAAGCCGTATCACCGGCGGCGTCGCGGGAAACACCGATAATTCGGCCCGGCATGGCGCGTTTCATTTCATCGCGGGCGGCGAAAAACGCCGCGTGCGGGCCACCGTACCCCATCGGCACCCCGAAGCGTTGCGACGAGCCGAATACCACATCGGCGCCCTGCTCCCCGGGCGCCGCCAGCAGCACCAGCGAGAGCATATCCGCCGCCACGCAGCTGATGATTTTGCGGCGCGTAAGTTCGGCCATAAGGGCGCGATAGTCGTGTAATTCACCGGTGGTGCCTACCTGCTGCAATAGTACGCCAAACAGATCGGGATGCTCCAGCGCCGCCTGTGCCTTATCAATGACCAGCTCAAATCCAAAGGTACCGGCGCGGGTGCGCAAGACATCCAGGGTTTGCGGATGCACGTCGTCGGCGACGAAAAAGCAGTTGGCCTGCTTCAGTTTACTGGAGCGTTTGGCAAGCGCCATGGCTTCGGCCGCCGCGGTGGCTTCATCCAGCAGCGAGGCCGAGGCGATGTCCAGACCGGTCAGATCCAACGTTAACTGTTGAAAATTAAGCAACGCTTCCAGCCGCCCCTGGGACACTTCGGGCTGGTAGGGCGTGTAGGCCGTGTACCAGCCGGGGTTTTCCAGCATATTGCGCAGAATGACCGGCGGCGTCACCACCGCGCTGTAGCCCATGCCGATAAAGGATTTGTAGCGCTGATTTTGACGGGCGATAGCCTTCAGCTCCGCCAGGGCCTGTGCTTCCGTCGTCGCTTCGCCCACGGCGGGCGCAGCGGCAAGCTGAATGTCCGCTGGCACGATTTGGGCGATAAGCCCCGCCAGGGAATCACTGCCCACGGTGGCAAGCATGTGCACCTGTTGCGGCGCGGAGGGGCCGATATGACGCGCGATAAAGGCGTCATGATGTTCAAGCTGGCTAAGAGTCTGGGTCATGGACAGCAATTCCTACATCGGGCATGGGACCGGAAAAGGGTAAGCGCAAGGTGCGCCCCGGCGGTCGCGGCCGGGGCGTCGGCGTTATTCGTCTTCTTCGTCAATAGCGGCCTGATAAGCGGCGGCATCGAGCAATTCGTTCACTTCGCTGTCGTCGGTCGCCTTGATTTTAAACAGCCAGCCATCGGTGTAAGGCGCGCTGTTGACCAACTCCGGCGACGCTTCCAAATCATCGTTCACCGCCACGATTTCGCCGCTGATAGGCGCATAAATATCCGATGCGGCTTTCACCGATTCCGCCACCGCGCAATCTTCGCCGGCGGAAAACGTGGCGCCAACCTCGGGCAGGTCCATAAACACCATATCGCCCAACAGTTCCTGGGCATGCTCAGTGATCCCGACACAGTAAACACCATCGCCTTCATTAAGCACCCACTCATGGGATGCCGTATATTTTAATTCTGTCGGCACATTGCTCATCGCCATCCTCACTCTGACAAAGTTAGTTATTGCGCAACCGCTTTACCGGCGCGCACAAAACCGGGTTTGGTGACCTTAACCGGCATTTCGCGGTTACGGATCAAAACTATCGCCTGCTGGCCGATACCGGCCGGCACCCGCGCCAGTGCAATGCTGACGCCCAGCGTCGGCGAAAACGAGCCGCTGGTGATGATCCCTTGCTGCATGTTACCGGCAGCGTCGGTGAAATGGACTGGCAGGCCGTTGCGCAATACGCCTTTTTCAGTCATCACCAACCCGACCAATTGCTCGCCGTCGCCGGCGGCGCGCTGGGCCTCCAGCGCCTCGCGTCCGATGAAATCGCGCCCCTCCGGCCGCCAAGTGATGGTCCAGCCCATATTGGCCGCGAGCGGAGAGATCCCCTCATCCATTTCCTGACCGTAAAGGTTCATCCCCGCTTCCAGGCGCAGGGTGTCGCGCGCGCCGAGGCCGCAGGGCTTCACGCCGGCCGCCAGCAGTTGCCGCCAGAAATCGGCGGCCTGGGTTGCCGGTAACGCAATCTCGTAGCCAGCCTCGCCAGTATAGCCGGTGGTGGCAATAAACAACTCGTTGGCCTGAACGCCAAAAAACGGTTTCATTCCGCTTACCGCCTGCCGCTGTTGCGAGCTGAATAGCGTCTGCGTCTTGCTTTGCGCCTGCGGCCCCTGCACCGCTATCAGCGCCAGATCGTCGCGCACGGTCACCGTTACCTGATACGGCTCGGCGTGGCGGGTGATCCACTCAACGTCTTTATCACGTGTCTCAGAGTTGACAACCAGGCGGAATTCAATTTCGGAAAGGAAATAGACGATAAGGTCGTCTATCACGCCACCGGACGCATTAAGCATCCCGGTGTAAAGCGCTTTGCCGGGCACCGTCAGCTTGGCAACATCGTTGGCCAGCAGATGGCGAAGAAAATCGCGGGTGCGCGGTCCGGCTAAATCGACAATGGTCATGTGCGACACGTCAAACATGCCGACATCGCGCCGCACCTGATGATGTTCATCCAGTTGGGAACCATAGTGAAGCGGCATCATCCAGCCGTGGAAATCCACCATTTTGGCGCCGCTCGCGTGGTGCTCTTCATACAGCGGGGTCTGCTGAGCCATCTTTTCTCTCTTTCTCAATGGGAAGACAGATAATTACCGAAGCGCGCAAACCCCTTGCCCGAGCGGGTAATGAGGGCGGACGCAAACGATACCTTCTGGGCAGAAGTTATCACCGAACGGCGGTGGAAACCATAACTTAAATTATCGGCCTGCCGGAAAGCCACGTGAAAATTAAGGAAAGCAGAACTCTATTTTATGCTACCTATAGACGGATTACGGCGCACAATACAGGCACCGAGGTAGATAAATGGGAAGTTTAATAACAAAAAACCCCGCCACTGCTTTGTTAATCCCGGAGGGGTTTGACAATAAGATTAGAAAATGTAATCCAAATGACGCGGTAAAATTAGAATAATTCAGTCGAAGGACTCGCCCTCCAGCCAGGGGGGTAAATCATGCAATCCTATCGCCTGTTGAATGAAGCGTGGTTTCACGCCGGGGAGCGTATCCGCCAGCCGCAACCCCGCGTCGCGGACCCATTTTTTTAGCGGATGCTGGCCGGCGAAGAGCTCGCGAAAGCCCTGCATGCCCGCCAACATCAATGCGGCGCTCCGTTTGCGGCTGCGCTCGTAGCGTCGCAAGTACGGGTAATGGCCGATATCCTTGCTGGCTTTTCGCAGGCGACGCACCTCTCCCAGAAGCACCGCGACATCCATGAACCCCAGGTTCACGCCCTGTCCCGCCAGCGGATGGATGGTATGGGCGGCATCCCCTACCAGCACCAGACGATGGGCGGCGAAATTACGCGCATAGCGGCCGGTAAGCGGGAAGGTTTGCCGCTCCCCCTGCAACTCGCATAAACCCAGGGCCAGGCTGAAGTTTGTTGCCAGCGCGACGTTGAATGCCTCCGCCGGCGCCGTCAGGCGTTCACGCGCCACCGCCGGCAGCAGCGACCAGACGATGGAGCTTAAATGAGGATCGCTTAGGGGTAAAAACGCCAGAATACCGTCACCGTGAAACGTCTGACGGGCAATATTGCCATGCGGCTGCGCGGTGCGAACGGTGGCCACCAGAGCATGGTGTTGATAGTCCCAAAAGGTCAGCGGGATATCGGCATGGGTCCGCAGCAAGGAGTGGGCACCATCCGCTGCCACCACCAGCCGGGCGGTCAGCATTCGATCGTCGTCAAGGGTGATAAACGCTTCGTTTTCTCCCCAGGCCACCTGGCGCAGCGAGGCGGGCGTTATCAGCGTCACCTCCGCCAGTTCCCCCGCGCGTCGCCACAGCGCCTGTTGAATGACCGGATTCTCAATAATATGTCCCAGCTCTGGATACCCCAGCTCGGCGCCATCGAAGGCGATACGGCCAAAACTGTCCCGCTCCCAGACTTCCATGCCGCGGTAAGGATTGGCCCGTTCCACGGTGATGGCGTCCCAGACCTGCACATGTTGCAGCAGCAGCCGGCTGGCAGCGTTGATGGCAGAAACCCGTAGTGCCGGCCAATCGGCGGGAGGGATCGCCTCCGGCGCCTGACGCTCAATGACCGCCACGCGCAGTCCGCTCCCCTGCAGGCCGCAGGCCAGCGCCAGACCGACCATGCCGCCGCCGTTAATGACTATATCGAATGCTTGCATAGCGTATTGGATCCTTGCGTGCGGGACAGGGTCATCGGGCCACCCAGCCCAGCGTTTTACGCACCAGTGCATCGCGCAGCGACGGAATATGAGCCATGGCCAGCAGCCCCAGATTACGGCCGACCACTAACGGCAAATGACGGTTGGCGAATAGATGGATCAACCCGTCGGTGATGCCGACGGTACCCGCCTGATCCAGCTGACGACGCCGCTGATAGCACGACAGCACGGCATAGTCGCCGATATCTTCCCCCTGGGCCGCCGCCTGCGCCAGCGTTTCCGCCAGCGTTATCACATCGCGCAGGCCGAGGTTGAATCCCTGGCCGGCGATGGGATGCAAGGTCTGCGCGGCATTGCCCACCAGCGCCAGGCGGTGGGCAATATGCCGCTGCGCCGTGCGTAAGCGCAGAGGATAACACTGGCGTGCGCCGGCGGCGGTAATTCGTCCCAGCCGCCAGCCGAACGCCCGCTGCAACGCCTGACAAAACTGCCCGTCATCCCAGCCGGCAATCTCATGCCGAATCGAGGCCGGCAGGCACCAGACCAGAAAACTGCGCGCGCCAGACATGGGCAACAATGCCAAGGGTCCCTGGGCGGTGAACCGCTCGAAGGCGTCGCCGCCGTGGGGCACGGCGGTGGTGATGTTGGCGATAACCGCAATTTGCTGATAATCGCGCTGCCGCCATTGGATGCCGCACTGCGACGCCAGCGGCGAGCGCGAGCCGTCCGCCGCCACCGCCAGCCGCGCGTTGAGCTCCACGCCATTATCCAGGGTGATGATCGTCTTTTCGCGCTCGCGCCTGAGGCGCGTGAGCGTCGCCGGACAATGCAGCCGCACGCCGGGCGCCTCGCGCAGCAGCTCGAACAGCCGTTTACCGGCCGCATGCAGCTCCACGACATAGCCCAGCGCCGGCAGCTGATAGTCCTCGGCCGCGATCTGGACTTTCCCCAGGTGCCCTTTATCGCTCACCTCTACCCGGGTAATGGCGGTGGCGCAGGACGCCAGCGCCGGCCAGACGCCAATGGCGGTCAGCTCGCGGCAGGTCCCCTGCGCCAAGGCAATGGCTCGGGCGTCAAACCCCGGATGATCGCGGCTTTCCGGTGTCTCCGCCTCCACCAGATCGATTTGCAGGGTACCGCGGCTAAGATGCGAAAACGCCAGCGCCAGAGTCGCGCCGGCCATGCCGCCGCCAATAATGGTGACGGTCATCCTTGGCGAGCCGCCGCCATAAGGGTTTCAATCGCCTCAGCCTCCTTGACCACAGAGGCGGTGAGATTTTCATTACCCGTGGCAGTGATAACGATATTGTCCTCAATGCGGATACCGATACCGCGGTAAGGGGCGGGCACATCGGCGTCGCTGGCGATATAGATGCCCGGTTCGACGGTCAGCACCATACCCGGCTCCAGTATCCGGCTCCGCTCCGAAGAGCCATAATCACCAACGTCGTGGACATCCAGCCCCAGCCAATGGCTTAGGCCATGCATAAAAAACTGCTGATGCGCCTGTGCGGCAATCAACGTCTCCACCTCCCCTTTCATCACGCCAATCTTCACCAGACCGGCGACCATGATGCGCACCGCTTCTTCGCTCACCTCTTGAATACTGCGCCCCGGACCGTAGAGCTCAAGCGCGCGGTTAAGCATCGCCAGGACGAGATCATAGACAGCGCGCTGTTCCGGCGAGAAACGGCCGTTAACCGGGAAGGTGCGGGTGATATCGCCTGCGTAGCCCTGGTATTCACAGCCGGCATCGATCAACACCAGATCGCCGCTTTGCATGCGGGAGGCGTTTTCCGTGTAGTGCAAAATGCAACCGTTTTCACCGCTGCCGGCAATAGTGCTGTAGGACGGAAAGCGCGCGCCGTGACGGTTGAATTCATGCTGTATCTCGCCTTCCAGCTGATATTCGTACAGGCCGGGCCGGCATTGCTGCATGGCGCGGGTATGCGCCAGTGCGGTGATTTCACAGGCGCGACGCATCACCGCCAGCTCTTCCTCAGATTTGATAAGCCGCATCTCGTGCACCCAAGGCCGCCAGTCGACCAGCGTGGCCGGCGCCTGCAACTGCTGACGCACGCCGCGCCGCAGTTTATCCAGCGCGCTAAACAGCAGCTTATCGGCGAATTCATATTCTCCCTGCGCATGATAAACCACGTCCAGACCGTTGAGCAGCAGATGCAATTGACTGCCGATGTCGTCCCACGGCAACGCCCGGGAAACACCCAGGCGCTCCGGCGCCGCCTCCTGACCCAAACGGCGGCCGGTCCAAATTTCAGCGGTTTTATCCCGCACCCGGTTAAACAAGACGCTGTGGTGGTGGCTTTCATCGCTTTTGACCAGAATCAGCAGCGCCTGTGGCTCGTTAAAACCGGTGAAATACCAGAAATCACTGTTTTGGCGATAGGGATAGTCACTGTCGGCGCTACGCGTCGCCTCGGGGGCGGCAAAAATCAACGCGGCGCTTCCCGGCGCCATTTTCGCCAGCAACCCCTGACGACGGCGGGTATATTCTTGTGGAGTCATCGCTCCCTCCAGTCTAATTGAAATGCTCGGCTCGTGAGCCGCGGCCAAAACACCGGTTCAGATCCGGCGTTGTCGTCAATGTAATACCGGAGCGGCCGGCGCAGGCGCCGCGTCGTCATCCGGGCGGGGCGGGTTCAAGTCATTATGGCAAAGGATAGCGGCCATACGGACATACTCAATCACTTCCTCCAGCGATTGCGCCAGTTCCTCGCGGTCTTCGTCCTCGTCATATCCCAACTGGCCGATATTGCGCAGATCGTCAATCGCCTCGCGCACATCTCCTTGTACCTTGTCAAGTTGCACCACCACCACGCCCAGCCCCAGCAGAAAATGGTTCACCCAGCCGGCCAGCGCATCCACACGCGCAAAGAGCGCCGCGCCGCCGTCGTCGTCGTCGTCCGCCGGCAGCAGCAACTGAAATTGGAACGACGCGTCCGCCAACGCGGTGGCGGTGGCCTGGTGCAGCTCACGCAGCGGCCCGGCCAGCGTTTGGGTGAACGCCAGTCCGTCGTTGGTCAATTTATGTACCAGAAACTGCCAACCGTCGTTTTGCTTACCGCCGCAGAGTATCCCGCTAAGCAAGCCATGCATTTCCGCCGCGGTTAATGCCACTGCCTGTGCGGCCAACAGCCGGTTCAGATTTTCGTAATCGGGGAAGGTATTTTGTTTAGACATGCGCTTTCATCAATGTTGGCGGGATAAGTTAGTGTTATGCTACCACCAAGGTCCGTCGCTATACCAGAGAGGGCTTGTAACTTCTGTTTTAGATAAATTATAGTTGCGCCCCTTAGCGCCTCGTCGGCATTCATCTGCACAGGCGTGGGTTGGCGCGGTAACAAAGGCAGGAAGGTGGTATGTCCGCACAACCGGTAGATATTCAAATTTTTGGCCGTACATTACGGGTCAATTGCCCCCCTGAACAACAAGAAGCGTTGAATCAGGCGGCGGAAGATCTTAATCAGCGGTTGCAAAATCTGAAAGTTCGAACTAGAGTCACCAATACGGAACAACTTGTTTTCATCGCCGCCCTGAACGTCTGTCACGAATTGGCGCAGGAAAGGTTGAAAACCCGGGATTATGCAGCCAACATGGAACAACGTATCCGCCTGCTGCAACAAACGATTGAGCAGGCGCTGGTTGAACAGGGCCGCATAACGGAACGTCCGGGAAACCAGTTTGAATGACGACATACGCACCGCGGGGCCGATACCGAAACCGCGGGCGGAAAACCAAATTTCTCTGAGGTGTTCGCCAGCGGGTCAGTCCCTTGAGCCGATATTTCATACCACAAGAATGTGGCTATTCCTGACCGGTGCGCATGCTCGGCTTGTCCGAGAAGCCTTAAGGTCTCGACGCTACGTTCACCTTGAACCAAGGGTTCAAGGGTTACAGCCTGCGGCGGCATCTCGGAGATCCTCTTTAAGTACCGTTTCCCTATGACTTCGTTAATGGAAAAATCACTGCTGCGGCAGTCGCTGCGCAATCATATCCGCCTACGGCGCCGTGCATTGTCGCCGCAGCAGCAAACGGCTGCCGCCCAGCGCGTCGTCAGCCACGTCATGAACGACTCCCGCATCCATAGCGTCTACACCCTGGCCGTATTCCTGTCGTTCGACGGCGAGCTGGATACCCAGCCGCTGATTGACGCTCTGTGGGCCGCCGGCAAGCAGGTGTATCTGCCGGTACTGCATCCCTTCACCCCCGGCCATTTGCTGTTTATGCGTTATACCGCCGCCACGCCACTGGTGTTGAACCGGTTACGGATACGCGAACCTCAGCTGGACATCACCACGTTACTGCCGCTCGCCGGCCTGGATATACTGTTTACGCCGCTAGTGGCGTTTGATACCCAGGGGCAGCGCCTCGGCATGGGCGGTGGCTTCTATGACCGCACGCTGCAACACTGGCGGCCGCAGGCGGGCTTTTACCCTATCGGGCTGGCGCACGATTGTCAGCAGGTAGCAGAGCCGTTGCCGGTGGAACATTGGGATATCGGGCTTCCGGAAATTATCACCCCCTCCCGCCACTGGCGCTGGCATGACGCCGGGACGAAAAAAAACGGCTGACGCCTTTTTTCCCTTTATTTCCCAAACTGGAATGGCGCCAAGGCATGCGCCGGGTTTCCCTATACTCGCCGGCGGCGGTGATAGCCATCACGCACCGAGCATTGCTTTAAGCCATCAGTAAAGCAAACGGGCACGAATGGTGCCCGAAATCGCTTTCATCAATTGCAGAGCGGTGTCTTTCGCCGCGGTTTCAACATCAATGACCACATAACCGATTTCTGGCGTCGTTTGCAGATACTGTGCGGCGATATTGATCCCCAGCTCGGCAAAAATCTGGTTGATGCGGGTTAACACGCCGGGACGGTTTTCATGGATATGCAACAAACGGCTGACGCGTTCGCCATGCTCCGGCAGCGACACCTCGGGGAAATTCACCGCCAACAGGGTAGAACCGTTATCGGAATATTTGACCAGTTTGCCGGCCACTTCAATGCCGATATTCTCCTGGGCTTCCTGAGTAGAGCCGCCAATATGCGGCGTCAGAATAACGTTATCGAATTCACACAGCGGCGACGTGAAGGGGTCGCTGTTGGTGGCCGGCTCCTGCGGGAAAACGTCTATCGCCGCCCCGGCCAGATGTTTGCTGGCCATCGCCGCGCACAGCGCAGGAATATCCACAACCGTGCCGCGTGAGGCGTTGATTAACAACGAACCGGGTTTCATTTGGGCGAGTTCCGTTTTCCCCATCATATTGCGCGTCGACAGCGTATCCGGCACATGCAGACTTACTACATCACTCATGGCCAGCAGTTCGGCCAGCGTGGAGACCTGTTGCGCATTACCCAGCGTCAGCTTGCTTTCGATATCGTAGAAGAACACCTGCATACCCAGGCTTTCCGCCAAAATACTTAATTGGGTGCCGATGTGGCCATAACCCACAATCCCGAGCTTTTTACCGCGCGCTTCATAACTGCCCTGCGCCTGTTTGTTCCATTGACCGCGATGGGCCCGGGCATTGGCTTCCGGGATACCGCGCATCATGAGCAGCATCTCCCCCAGCACCATTTCCGCCACGGAGCGCGTGTTGGAGAAAGGCGCATTGAATACCGGAACGCCTCGCTTCATCGCTGCCGGCAGATCGACCTGGTTGGTGCCGATGCAAAAACAGCCTACCGCCACCAGTTTTTCCGCCACGGCGAAAACCTCTTCCGTTAGATGGGTGCGGGAACGGATGCCGACAAAGTGAGCGTCGCGGATCGCGTTTTTCAGCGTTTCGGTATCCAATGCGCCTTTGTGATACTCAATATTGGTGTAACCGGCGCGCTTCAAGTTCTCCAGTGCCGACGGGTGAACACCTTCCACCAGCAGAAACTTAATCTTATCTTTTTCCAACGATACTTTTGCCATTTCCCGACCCTTTAAGATACTCACGATGCGGCTGCGACGCGCAGCACTCCGACAAAATAACAAAATTTACCGGGCCGGCAACCGGCATGGGGCCGGGGGCAACAGCATAAGACACCGCCATAAGGTCAGGTTATCGATTAATCGTCTGGCAGGTTGGCAAACGTAACAATATCCGGTAGGCAAGGACGAAAAGCGTGAAATTAATCACTAAATTCAGGGTGGGAAAATAAAACATATTATCGGATTTTTATTAACATAGGCGGCAGGGTTAAACGCGTGCCGACGGTCGATTTAGCCAATGATTTTGACGCCCTGCTCGCTGCCGATAAGCGCCACATCGGCGCCGCGGCGCGCGAACAGGCCAACGGTAACGACGCCTGGGATATTGTTAATTTGCTCCTCAAGCGCCACCGCATCCATAATGGCCAGATTGTGGACATCCAGAATGATATTGCCGTTGTCGGTCACCACGCCCTGACGATAGACCGGTGCACCGCCCAGGCGAACCAATTCGCGAGCCACCCAGGCGCGAGCCATGGGGATCACCTCCACCGGAAGCGGAAAGGTGCCGAGCACGTCCACCAGCTTGCTGGAATCGGCGATACAGATAAACTTACGCGCCACGGCGGCGATGATTTTTTCGCGGGTCAGCGCAGCCCCCCCGCCTTTAATCATCTGCATGCTGCCGTTAATCTCATCGGCGCCATCGACGTAAATATCCAGAGAATCCACCTCATTCAGGTCGAATAACGGGATGCCCAGGCTTTGCAATTTGGCAGACGATGCCTCGGAGCTGGATACCGCCCCGTCGATTTGGTGCCTGACGGAGGCCAGCGCGTCGATAAAATGCGCCGCGGTAGAGCCGGTCCCCACGCCCACAATCGTGCCAAGCCGGACATATTTCAGCGCGGCCCAGCCAACCGCTTTTTTCAGTTCATCCTGCGTCATGGTCTATTTTTGCCCGTGTGCAATTCTGTGTGGGCGCCAGTATAAATCAATCTTCGCGGCAATGGCGTGAAGATTACCACAACCTCGGCCTCGTGAGGCCGTGAGTCGAGCGCGAGACATTGCGCACGCAATCGTGTAAAACTATGGCATAGTGCAGGGATATCATGCTGACAGGGGAAGATGAATGAAACGCCCGGATTATCGGACGCTCCAGGCGCTTGACGCCGTAATACGTGAGCGCGGTTTTGAACGTGCCGCGCAGAAATTGTGTATTACCCAGTCGGCCGTGTCGCAGCGCATTAAACAGCTGGAAAACCTGTTTGGCCAGCCACTGCTGGTGCGCACTATTCCTCCCCATCCCACCGAGCAGGGGCAGAAATTACTGGCGTTGCTGCATCAGGTGGAATTGCTGGAGGAAGAGTGGCTGGGCAGCGATACACCCTTGCTGCTGTCGCTGGCGGTTAACGCCGACAGTCTTGCGACCTGGCTGCTGCCGGCGCTTAAACCAGTGCTGAGCGATTTGCCGATTCGATTAAATTTACAGGTGGAAGACGAAACCCGCACCCAGGAACGCCTGCGTCGCGGCGAAGTGGTAGGCGCGGTCAGTATTCAACCCCAGCCGCTCCCGAGCTGTCTGGTGGACCGACTGGGCGCGCTCGATTATTTGTTCGTCGCGTCACCTTCGTTCGCGGCCCGCTACTTCCCCAATGGCGTCACCCGCAGCGCCTTGCTCAAAGCGCCCGCTGTGGCGTTTGATCATCTCGACGATATGCACCAATCCTTCCTGCAGCAGAACTTTGATCTCTCTCCCGGCAGCGTCCCGTGCCATATCGTTAATTCTTCGGAGGCCTTTGTGCAGCTGGCACGACAGGGCACCACCTGCTGTATGATCCCGCATTTGCAAATCGAACGCGAGCTGGAGCAGCGCGAGCTTATCGATTTGACGCCGGGGTTGTATCAGCGCCGCATGCTGTACTGGCACCGTTTTGCGCCGGAAAGCCGTATGATGCGTAAAGTAACAGATGCCTTGCTGGACCACGGTCATCAGGTCCTGCGTCAGGACTGACAAACGCGTGCACCGCGCACAGACCGTCTGACGGCCCGGCGCGGTTAATCTTTCTCCACCGTGTTGAACAGCAACCGGGACGGCGAGATGAACACCCACGCTCCGCCGGCCCAGATGCAGTGAAATTAGGGCTTTGGCTTCATTTCAAACACGACGTCCACTTGATCGTCGAAGTGAATTGACTGCTGGGCATAGGTTTGATCGGCATCGGCCTGGACGGAGGAGCTGGTGGCTTTGAACATCCGCACCGCCGGCATCGGCTGGTAATTGGCGACATGATAGCGAATGCTATATACCGACCCCAGCGAAGCATGGAAGCCTTCCGCCAGCGCACGCGCCTGCGCCGTAGCGTCATCAATCGCCTTCTGGCGGGCCTGAGCGCGATATTGCTCAGGATTGGCTACGCCTAGATCCACCGAGCGGATTTCATTCAAGCCCGCCTTCAGCGCGCCGTCCAACAATTCGTTGAGCTTATCCAACTGATGCAGGGTCACCTGCACCTGGCGCACCGCTTTATAGCCTTTCAGCACCGACTCGCCGGTTTTGAGATAATCGTATTCCGGCTGGGTTCGTAAATTGGCGGCATTGATATCTTTGCTGGCGATGCCGTTCTTCTTGAGGAAGTCGAAATATTGCGCAACACGGGTATCGGCCTGCTTTTTGGCATCCGCAGCATCTTTGGACGAAATGGACACCTCAATGGACAGCGTGGCAATATCCGGCATCGCATCGACGGAGGATGTCCCCGAGGTGACGACATGAGGTCCCTGCGGCAATTCGGCCGCCAAAGCCGGCATGATATGGGCTCCCAGTCCTACGATGGCGGTTAACACCTGTGCTTTTACCTTCATGCTTCCTCCCGGGGAATATGACTCGCTGAATGTGTAACGTAACCAAGTATATCATCCCCCTTTTCCCTCGGGGGACAACGTTATTTGCAGTTTTTTACCGTTACGTTTATACCAGTTGC from Sodalis glossinidius str. 'morsitans' includes these protein-coding regions:
- the zapA gene encoding cell division protein ZapA, which encodes MSAQPVDIQIFGRTLRVNCPPEQQEALNQAAEDLNQRLQNLKVRTRVTNTEQLVFIAALNVCHELAQERLKTRDYAANMEQRIRLLQQTIEQALVEQGRITERPGNQFE
- a CDS encoding YecA family protein, with product MSKQNTFPDYENLNRLLAAQAVALTAAEMHGLLSGILCGGKQNDGWQFLVHKLTNDGLAFTQTLAGPLRELHQATATALADASFQFQLLLPADDDDDGGAALFARVDALAGWVNHFLLGLGVVVVQLDKVQGDVREAIDDLRNIGQLGYDEDEDREELAQSLEEVIEYVRMAAILCHNDLNPPRPDDDAAPAPAAPVLH
- the rpiA gene encoding ribose-5-phosphate isomerase RpiA: MTQDELKKAVGWAALKYVRLGTIVGVGTGSTAAHFIDALASVRHQIDGAVSSSEASSAKLQSLGIPLFDLNEVDSLDIYVDGADEINGSMQMIKGGGAALTREKIIAAVARKFICIADSSKLVDVLGTFPLPVEVIPMARAWVARELVRLGGAPVYRQGVVTDNGNIILDVHNLAIMDAVALEEQINNIPGVVTVGLFARRGADVALIGSEQGVKIIG
- the ubiH gene encoding 2-octaprenyl-6-methoxyphenyl hydroxylase; translation: MTVTIIGGGMAGATLALAFSHLSRGTLQIDLVEAETPESRDHPGFDARAIALAQGTCRELTAIGVWPALASCATAITRVEVSDKGHLGKVQIAAEDYQLPALGYVVELHAAGKRLFELLREAPGVRLHCPATLTRLRREREKTIITLDNGVELNARLAVAADGSRSPLASQCGIQWRQRDYQQIAVIANITTAVPHGGDAFERFTAQGPLALLPMSGARSFLVWCLPASIRHEIAGWDDGQFCQALQRAFGWRLGRITAAGARQCYPLRLRTAQRHIAHRLALVGNAAQTLHPIAGQGFNLGLRDVITLAETLAQAAAQGEDIGDYAVLSCYQRRRQLDQAGTVGITDGLIHLFANRHLPLVVGRNLGLLAMAHIPSLRDALVRKTLGWVAR
- the serA gene encoding phosphoglycerate dehydrogenase, which codes for MAKVSLEKDKIKFLLVEGVHPSALENLKRAGYTNIEYHKGALDTETLKNAIRDAHFVGIRSRTHLTEEVFAVAEKLVAVGCFCIGTNQVDLPAAMKRGVPVFNAPFSNTRSVAEMVLGEMLLMMRGIPEANARAHRGQWNKQAQGSYEARGKKLGIVGYGHIGTQLSILAESLGMQVFFYDIESKLTLGNAQQVSTLAELLAMSDVVSLHVPDTLSTRNMMGKTELAQMKPGSLLINASRGTVVDIPALCAAMASKHLAGAAIDVFPQEPATNSDPFTSPLCEFDNVILTPHIGGSTQEAQENIGIEVAGKLVKYSDNGSTLLAVNFPEVSLPEHGERVSRLLHIHENRPGVLTRINQIFAELGINIAAQYLQTTPEIGYVVIDVETAAKDTALQLMKAISGTIRARLLY
- a CDS encoding 5-formyltetrahydrofolate cyclo-ligase — its product is MEKSLLRQSLRNHIRLRRRALSPQQQTAAAQRVVSHVMNDSRIHSVYTLAVFLSFDGELDTQPLIDALWAAGKQVYLPVLHPFTPGHLLFMRYTAATPLVLNRLRIREPQLDITTLLPLAGLDILFTPLVAFDTQGQRLGMGGGFYDRTLQHWRPQAGFYPIGLAHDCQQVAEPLPVEHWDIGLPEIITPSRHWRWHDAGTKKNG
- the pepP gene encoding Xaa-Pro aminopeptidase, with the translated sequence MTPQEYTRRRQGLLAKMAPGSAALIFAAPEATRSADSDYPYRQNSDFWYFTGFNEPQALLILVKSDESHHHSVLFNRVRDKTAEIWTGRRLGQEAAPERLGVSRALPWDDIGSQLHLLLNGLDVVYHAQGEYEFADKLLFSALDKLRRGVRQQLQAPATLVDWRPWVHEMRLIKSEEELAVMRRACEITALAHTRAMQQCRPGLYEYQLEGEIQHEFNRHGARFPSYSTIAGSGENGCILHYTENASRMQSGDLVLIDAGCEYQGYAGDITRTFPVNGRFSPEQRAVYDLVLAMLNRALELYGPGRSIQEVSEEAVRIMVAGLVKIGVMKGEVETLIAAQAHQQFFMHGLSHWLGLDVHDVGDYGSSERSRILEPGMVLTVEPGIYIASDADVPAPYRGIGIRIEDNIVITATGNENLTASVVKEAEAIETLMAAARQG